ttttccttttttcatttttatatatGAAGATAAATAATGTAGTAGCTGCTAGTAGTGGGGTAAGGAATAAATAATGTGCAAGTAACATACATTACTGTCTCAGTATGTCTCTAATTATTGGTTTGGTTCATATTTTGTTATGTATGTGGACGAACGTGTGAAGTGAAAGCATGAAGAAAATGAAATTGTTTATCATTAGTTTGTCGATGAATAATGAATCATATTCACAACaacttaataataaataaataaattatatataaatcagAATCGAAGAACCTAATCATCTTTGTGTGCATGAAGGTCACGAGAATACTTTAAAAGTTCACGAGATCTAATACAAATAGACCACTAAGGAACTTGTGTGGTgaacattttcttcttcccaTTCTCTATctctatataaattaatttatggttattaaaaaaaatgttaaaaaccCTTATTAAAAATGTTACTTTTCTTTTATACcgaagataaaaaaattcaaactcgTGACCTTTTAAGTAAATACGAAAAAACTATgctatttgagttataattcattAGCATTTAAAAATGTTACTTTATATATAACATTTCTTGGACGCCATATAACTCATCATATATATTAGttatgaaaatgaatttgaaagtttaaactatttttctctttatttttctaattttaaataaaagaaattttagatattttaaacttttttatttttgaaaaataaatatacatttGAATTATAGATAACCTTCGAAAACACTAacaactctagaaaatcctaaaaaaccttaaaagATTTTAGATAACCCTAGAcaatcttagaaaatcctagtaAACTATAGAAAAGtctataaaaccctaaaaaaatcttagaaaatcctaaaaaattgtagaaaatcctagataatCTTAGAAAGTCCTAAAAAAGcttaaataacattaattaaaattcttaaTCATTCCTCTACATTATTATTGGATAGAAATGTGAACTTCAATTATAACTATTATATAATTACTAGCTAGTACAAATATAACATATAGTGTAGggggaaataaaaaaaaaaagaataaatagtaCACAtgtggttttaaattttaatgtccTAGGGTTCAGGGGTGGGACATTattataaatgcatatatatgttggatataattttcttttcttattgacaAAAGGATATATCATATCATTGTAAATATGTGTGAGTTCATAATTACATGTATATATGCATTCTTTCAACCAAAAGTAAATAATgttatttatttgtgaaataaaCTAGTCACCAATAATGAAACAGATAGAGTGACAGGTAAAAAGAAAGTACAAAATCTATTATAATCGTTGAACCAAATCAAATTGTTGTTTTAATTGAACTTCCTAACCGTACTACATACTATTGTTTATTTCTAGCTTCTATTTTATATCTTTGTTAATAAGATTTCACTCATTTAGAATCAATCTTAATTACTACATGCTATTATACCTGGAGGGAAAGGGACATGTGAAAGGGTATCTTTCAAGCTGAATAGATGAAGAAATTAACCTGCAGTGGCATTATCGTAAATATGTAGCCACCATGCTTCATGTTTCATCATACATCACCCCACCTCGTGCCTTTCTTTGTCATCCTAAACgccaataataatataagtgtattaagtttaattaatttctttatttattttaccatgTATCAATCTTTTTGGTGACTTACTATGTTTCCATCAATTTATCCAATTATATTATTaccatgaaaataaaaacaattaacTTCCATGTTTATGTAATAATAAGCAACTCTATCTGCTATGTAAAATCTATGTTTCACTTTTTGTTGAAAGCACATCTATGTTTTGAATTTAACCATGTGGAAAGTTactttttttaactattattttttaagagaatttaagatttagaatttataatttaaggtttaaaatttaaaataaaaaaataatttaaagttgATTGATTAAGTGAATGAAAAAGTGTTAAGGacaatatttttcattaatattaATCAACATTCTGGATCAACACCTTATTTctatactattaaaatttaaaatttaaaatttaaaatttattaaatattaacctaaaatgataaatttatcGGTGATCTAACATTGCATGGTTGTTTATCGGTGATCTAACATTGCATGGTTGTTTAtacataattcataattttctatGTCTAGTGAAAGAAATGTCTATGACATCTTTTCTACTCTACAATGTGCTGACTTGCTGATTAAGTGAAATTCAAATTCTTACCTGAAATTCTTTGCCAATGCCACCTATAacattcattattattattattattattattattattattattattattattattcacttAGACTCTTAGAGTTACACCAAAAAATTTTCACTTTGttgaataaagaagaaaagacGAAAGAAAAAGAGGGAGAATCATAAAAAAGGAAGATGGAAGGAATTAAATTAGAAGTTAATAATAAGGCATGTCTGTGTCACAATAGaaatatttgataacaaaaaaaaattaataaaaaatatttataatttgtcttatttagtatttattaattatctgataattaataaatattaaataagataagttttgtttttttttcttaacatTACGGATCTAACAATATAGGAATGGTTGATGGCTTAAGAAGACAAAATTAAAGTGAGAAAGAGTAGTAGTATTATAGACCCGTGAAGCTTGCATGTGACCGTATATAAAAGATTTATAGACCCACTCACGTGGATTTCTTTTGCcatttgcatcaaaatcttgGTTTATTGCATTGCTAATTAATACAAGTTAATTCCTTTTTATATGCACAATTTGCATGGACCAATAAATTTGATGAACACCTCTCATAATTATTGGTAATTGACAAAAATGAATAACGAGTGACAATTTCTCTTGAACTAACAGTTCCTGTTTATTGCATCTACAAGAATCTTTTCTGAACTGATGACATGGTTTTATTCTGGTGATGCTGAAACATGCTTGCCCTTGAAGAAATCTCCgtcatttttcacattttaagTTCTTTACAATTATTGTTACTAGGCAAACCAATATTATTGCTATACTTACTTTAAGCTAAGGAATAAAATTCAATGATACTAACTAATAAACTTGGACACTATTAATTGAGAAAGTATAGAGAACCaaaatttagttaattaatattagtcaacttttttaattctaaaaattctaatttttttgggaATTTACGGTTTAAGAATTTATCATTTAAgagatagaattaaaaattatatagttaagaacttaaaattaaatatgaacaaaataaattttaaaaattaattaatgttaGCTAAAAAATGTGGTTCCTTAATAGGGTTGAGAAATTCTTTTAGGTTTAATATTGAACTAATTACTTCCTTACCAAAAATTATTCTATATATGTACAGAAATaagagaataattttttaaaatttataattcctttataaataaaaataagataactcaTTTTTTTGTGTATTCAGTGAAGGCTTGTTAGTTATCAAGAGCATGTATGCatggttaaaaacttaaaatgcaaatGGCAGTTCCCCAACTGTCACTTTGTTAGGTCACATGAAATGATGACTTTGGAGTTTGGATATGTGGCAAGCAGCCATACTGCTCAtcaatttaaacaaaaattaaaatatagttcTTCTAACCAAAATtcacaaaaagaaaaaccaatCAATTaatgaaatagaaaaagaacaaatgggAATGAATCATTAATGCCTGGCATTatcaaagaataaaatattttatacttttgtgtATGTATGTATTTGTGTGCCTGAAgcacaattattattattaggtgaAAATTCAGTTACAGTTAATTTcacatgaagttgatagttgagaatcgttaaataatttaaataatttaactaaatttttatataacagctcttagttatcaacttcacatgaaattaACTGTAACATAATTTTTaccttattaattattattattattattattattaatagtatTAGCCTTTAGGTGCTGCTTGCTTCCCTTTATATAAACTTAACCGTCACTTGTTTATTTGGCCACACAAAGAGCTACTTacttattcttctttctttctttctcacaCTACATACGACGAAAAAATGATAGGTGGCTTTAGCTTAAAGAGCTTCACATACATTTTTCTAATTGCAATTCTTATTTGGTGTTCAAATTTTGAGTCATGCATTGCAAGGAGAGGGAGGCATTGGAGGCATAACAATAATAgagctttctcttcttctcttatgAAGAAAAAAGTCAAGAATTATggtaatcataataataatggtggaggctcaaattcaaaaccaaaaccaaagtCTACTCCACCACCATATAAAATCACTCCTTCATTACCACCACGAATTCCCAACCCAGATTACCCTCCAAGTCCTCCAACAAAAGGTTACAACAATGGTGGCTCTTCTTCTACCACATTTAATGTGCTAGATTTTGGAGCTAAGGGTGATGGAAATTGTGATGATACCAAGGTAATTAACTTACTCACTAACTCTTCAATCTCATTACACTGAGCTAGTGCCTTTGTTACTAGTAAATTTTTATATCACTAAGTTTTTTCAGGGGAATGCATTGTTATGCCATGAAACTTGATGGGAATCTTTATGTTGCTTAAGGTTTTACGCATGCTATATATCATCCAATTATATATTACACGTTAACAGAAATAAttacttttcaaaaacaataatGGTCGTCCAAAATTTTACTTtgttaataaatcaaaattaaattcttaatttaaaCACTTAAATTTACATATTCTATATGGACATTTATTTTACTCCATCCAACTTTAGTGTGGTCCCGCTCAAATATTTAAACTCTTAGTTCTTTTACTATTAGATTGGTCCAATgtctataaaatatatataatttaatttatttttaatatattttttatattttaaaataattaattttaatttaataactaattttaatatatacctaATATAGTTGTACATAAATACATTATTTAATATCATTCAACATTAGAAAGCAGGGGAGTTCACTCACGAGAGAACATTTGGTTAATGAAGACAATGTAAGaatcttttttttctctataatAAATGTTAATGATTATGTGTGTGGTCTAATCAATTTGAACGGCAAAGTAATATTCCATTAGGAGCAACAAGAAAGGTTTGTCCTTCTGTCCTTTTTGTTTTGGGATGTTACTTTGGAGTTAACAATTTGCAAATAAAGAAACTAGAGAGTCATAACTCATAAGCTTGATTATAGATAGAAAGTttaagaaatgaaaaagaatacACAAAGGTGGGACCTACTTCACAAATGATTCTCGTTAGACAGTTAGGTCACAGtctcttaataaataaaaatatgttatttatGTACTgtttaacttttatattttagatGTTTGATcttgttattatattaacaaaattaaatatttatctcATTAACTATAGAAATTTAAtcttgaataaaataattttatacattaatttaattatgtaacGTTACATCAATAAATCTAATTACTTTTTATACTAActgtataaataataattaaaaaaaatgaattaggaATGTGATTGActgattatataaaatattttatttaaagtttgATATCCTATTGCTAAATTTATGGtgtctaattatttttttcttttttttttcaatgtatcaaatacaatttttcttttccaaatagaacaatttttttttgcccCGGAAAATGAGTAATTTATATCACCAAATACTGACCACTTAATATAGTAAATTTTATCTTTAGTTGAACATGTATATAGTTATGATATTCTACTATGGTTGTGGTTGGTGGCATTAAATAAAGTTGCTATGCATTGAAAATGCAATGCAGGCATTCGAAGCTGCGTGGGCAGCAGCATGTAAGGTAGAGGCATCAACCATGGTGGTACCAGCAGATTACACCTTCTACGTGGGGCCCATCTCATTCTCGGGCCCATACTGCAAGCCCAACATCGTTTTCCAGGTACACACAACCACCCCATCAGTAAAGGTAGCTCAGCCTGTGACTCAAACCACAACAAAATTACATTTGCATGTACCAAAACAACCCTCACTAATTTAACATTTTAACATGTCTACTCATCATATACAAAATTACATTTACATGTAAATCTCATATTTTTGCAAATTTCAGAATAATTATATACCAAAGATTAGCAGTCAGCACCACCATCTCTTGGTATTTGTTATTCTATTATTATAGTTTAAAGGTTTATGAtaggattaaaataaaaaaaattcataaataggattaaaaaatttttcaattaaacccCTAAATTTTACATATTTTCAATAAAGTCCCTAAATTATATAAGAATTCTTATAGTTTAAAAATCTTATGATCAGACAACACTTTTGTATTAAGTGAGGCTAATGAAGTCATTATTTTGTTAGCttgatggcaccattgttgCTCCAACAAACTCCAAAGTTTGGGGTGGAGGAATGTTCCAGTGGCTGGAATTCTCAAAGCTAGTGGGAATCACCATTCAAGGAAATGGTGTCATTGATGGGAGAGGCTCAGTTTGGTGGAAAGACCAACCATATGATGACCCTATAGACGATGAAGAAAAGCTCATAGTCCCATTGAACCACACAATGGGGAAGCCACCACCAATGCCAGTAATTACccttctttaatttaatttgcttTTGCACCTTAATATAGCATCATATCATTTCAATTAAATTCATTCTTCTAAAACTTAGGCTAATCAATTGATAATTTTACTTTGCAAATTCTACTAGGTTGAAAGTGAGCTTGGAGTAAAGATGCCAGGCATCAAGCCAACTGTGAGGACCATTCTATAATATTTCAATTTCGTTTCCATGTTTTGTTGCATTCCAAACACACTCATAATGATTGCAACCTCTCTGAATCAGGCATTAAGGTTCTACGGGAGTTTTTACCCAACTGTCACAGGCATAACTATTCAGAATAGTCCACAATGCCATCTCAAGTTTGACAGCTGCAATGGAGTCCTGGTCCATGATGTGACCATATCATCGCCGGGCGACAGCCCCAACACAGATGGAATTCACCTTCAGAACTCTAAAGATGTTCTCATCTATAGCAGCAACCTTGGATGTGGTAATATTAATAATGCATTTCAATGATTCAGGAGTTATTCCACTTTTCTCATTCATTTGAATAACAGATACTATAAGCTAAGTTTGAGGATATAGAAAAAGACTTGTGAGCAAAAATACCAGTATATTAAGATGGGTATGTAGTAGATACTACAAAGGAACAAAGTAGAGTGAAAACAAAGATTCCAAAAGGAAACAAAGAGTGAAAAAACAGAAGGAGAAAGCGTAGAGTAGATGCAAGTTATATGATCCTTAAAAAGAGCCTGACATTATCTTATCCTATCTACAGAAAAGTTGGACACTACTTAGCAACAAACAATCTCACAACTCattgaaaatgaataatcaGCCACATGGCACGTGTCAAGTTCAGAAGCCCAAACAGCATAATCCAAACATGAAAACTTAATACTTTGTCTGTCTTATTAGAAAATAGAGCTTCAAAGATGGTTATGGTCCTGAGCCAAAGTTCTCACAGCATGTAAAACCTTGTTATAAATAATGAATGGACAtggtaaaagaataaaatgacAAAACACATTGATCTTCCTATTTACTAAATGATTGAATAAATTGATtgttttttaagatttaagatATTAGAAGTATCTATTTTATACTTCATAAAGCATTTAGGGAGATTACTAAGGTGATGTATCTTACTCTTCAAAAATTGGCTAAGTGTTGTTTCGAATTTGAACTGTTTCGCAGGAGATGATTGTATTTCCATACAAACTGGGTGCTCAAATGTATATGTACACAATGTCAATTGTGGACCAGGACATGGAATCAGCATTGGGGGCCTAGGAAAGGATAACACCAGAGCCTGTGTCTCAAACATTACTGTCAGAGATGTCAACATGCACAACACAATGAATGGTGTCAGAATCAAAACATGGCAggtaaaattgcattaaaatatATAGTCATAATTCCCAAGATTCCTGAATTTAAGGTAAAGAAAAAACATCTGGAGTAACACTTCCAATGTGCAGTAAgcatttattttgttatagCCTACTATCCAGTAGTATACCATTTCTGTGTTGTTATCAATTTTGAGTATGATTCAATCAAATCCTGCACAGTTCTCTCTCAATCCATGTACTGCATCACTTCCAAGATCTGAGCTTGATGAAAATGGTTAAAGTCATACTAATTAAGTGACATTTATGCAGGGTGGATCAGGTTCTGTGCAAGGAGTACAATTCTCAAACATTCAAGTTTCCGAAGTTCAGCTCCCTATTGTGATCGATCAATTCTACTGCGATAAAAAATCCTGCTCGAACCAAACAGCCGCTGTGGCGCTAGCAGGAATCAATTATGAAGAGATAAAGGGAACATACACAGTTAAGCCAGTACACTTTGCATGTAGTGATAGCCTGCCTTGCGTTGATGTTTCTTTGACCTCAATCGAGTTAAAACCAGTTCAAGAACAATACCACCTGTATGATCCATTCTGCTGGCAAACTTATGGTGAATTAAAAACTCCGACACTGCCACCAATTTCTTGCCTTCAGATTGGGAAGCCGCCGAACAATCGGATTCAGACAGATCGTGATTTATGTTGATTTATCTTGGATATTATTTCAAAATGGTTAGCAAGTTAGATAAAGCATGTATATTTTAGAAGTTCTATATAATAGGAAATTTTCTTCAATAGGGTAATATTGATTTACTATTGTGAGAGAGTATACTGGCCCTGCTTTTAGCAAGAGGCCAATA
The genomic region above belongs to Arachis duranensis cultivar V14167 chromosome 3, aradu.V14167.gnm2.J7QH, whole genome shotgun sequence and contains:
- the LOC107481333 gene encoding polygalacturonase At1g48100, coding for MIGGFSLKSFTYIFLIAILIWCSNFESCIARRGRHWRHNNNRAFSSSLMKKKVKNYGNHNNNGGGSNSKPKPKSTPPPYKITPSLPPRIPNPDYPPSPPTKGYNNGGSSSTTFNVLDFGAKGDGNCDDTKAFEAAWAAACKVEASTMVVPADYTFYVGPISFSGPYCKPNIVFQLDGTIVAPTNSKVWGGGMFQWLEFSKLVGITIQGNGVIDGRGSVWWKDQPYDDPIDDEEKLIVPLNHTMGKPPPMPVESELGVKMPGIKPTALRFYGSFYPTVTGITIQNSPQCHLKFDSCNGVLVHDVTISSPGDSPNTDGIHLQNSKDVLIYSSNLGCGDDCISIQTGCSNVYVHNVNCGPGHGISIGGLGKDNTRACVSNITVRDVNMHNTMNGVRIKTWQGGSGSVQGVQFSNIQVSEVQLPIVIDQFYCDKKSCSNQTAAVALAGINYEEIKGTYTVKPVHFACSDSLPCVDVSLTSIELKPVQEQYHLYDPFCWQTYGELKTPTLPPISCLQIGKPPNNRIQTDRDLC